One window of Atribacter laminatus genomic DNA carries:
- a CDS encoding SDR family NAD(P)-dependent oxidoreductase, with product MDMQLKNKIACITGGSVGIGLAIAKELAREGTHLAICARDEERLQEVAHEIRNEFRVKVLGVKADVSKMKDIQKFATEIEKYFGGVDILVNNAGTGSAEKIMTATDEKWYSYWDLHVMAAIRTARLLVPFMKKRGGGAIVNIASVCAKQPLDYEPIYNTTKAALVMLTKCLANELVHDNIHVNAICPGLIITPDWKKTATILGKDLGITPDEYLDRIAKDLAPISRFATPEELAKFIVFICSPLAAYCIGSSYYFDGGFIKSIL from the coding sequence ATGGATATGCAACTTAAAAACAAAATTGCTTGCATTACCGGAGGAAGTGTTGGTATTGGTCTGGCAATTGCAAAAGAACTGGCAAGAGAAGGAACCCACTTGGCAATTTGTGCTCGTGATGAGGAACGACTCCAAGAAGTAGCCCATGAAATACGAAATGAATTTAGGGTTAAGGTGTTGGGAGTAAAAGCCGATGTATCCAAGATGAAAGATATTCAAAAATTTGCCACCGAGATCGAGAAATACTTTGGCGGTGTGGATATTTTAGTAAACAATGCTGGGACCGGCAGTGCGGAAAAAATTATGACTGCAACCGACGAAAAATGGTATTCTTATTGGGATTTACATGTCATGGCAGCAATACGTACTGCCCGTTTGTTGGTTCCCTTTATGAAAAAACGTGGAGGAGGAGCCATTGTTAATATTGCATCAGTTTGTGCGAAACAACCATTGGATTATGAACCAATTTATAATACGACAAAAGCAGCCTTGGTAATGCTTACAAAATGCCTGGCGAATGAGTTGGTTCATGATAACATCCATGTCAATGCAATTTGTCCGGGTCTCATTATCACTCCAGATTGGAAAAAAACGGCTACCATTTTAGGAAAGGATTTAGGAATCACCCCTGATGAATATCTTGATCGAATTGCGAAGGACTTAGCACCGATTTCCAGATTTGCTACTCCTGAAGAGTTAGCAAAGTTTATCGTTTTTATTTGCTCACCTCTCGCTGCTTATTGTATTGGTTCGTCTTATTATTTTGATGGAGGTTTTATCAAATCAATCCTGTAA
- a CDS encoding TspO/MBR family protein — MRLYRIEQIQSIKNFENQRKTTEFQVWKLLISIAICLGVVYVAGRYAAESISTWYETLRKPSFITIPIELVGLILIVLFAIMGIALYLIWRKSKIDSSVTSAQIIFFVQLSLSFLWIYVFFGLKYPLGGIFIIILLWIFVLLTSIKFFLVDRLAGYLMIPYLIWVSFASVLNAFIIRLN; from the coding sequence ATGAGGCTGTATCGGATTGAACAAATCCAAAGTATAAAGAATTTTGAAAATCAAAGAAAAACAACTGAATTCCAAGTTTGGAAACTCCTAATCAGTATTGCCATCTGTCTAGGAGTGGTTTATGTTGCAGGTAGGTATGCAGCTGAATCTATTTCAACCTGGTATGAAACTTTAAGAAAACCCTCCTTTATTACTATTCCTATAGAGTTAGTTGGTCTAATCTTGATCGTTCTCTTTGCGATTATGGGAATTGCCCTTTACCTTATTTGGAGAAAAAGTAAAATTGATTCAAGTGTTACATCTGCTCAAATTATTTTTTTTGTTCAACTTTCTTTGAGTTTTCTCTGGATTTATGTTTTCTTTGGCTTAAAGTACCCCTTGGGTGGAATTTTTATAATAATTCTTCTCTGGATTTTTGTTCTCTTAACCTCCATTAAGTTTTTTCTAGTCGATCGACTTGCTGGATATCTCATGATACCTTATTTAATATGGGTAAGCTTTGCCAGTGTGTTAAATGCGTTTATTATTCGATTAAATTAG
- a CDS encoding L-lactate dehydrogenase gives MNQKKQKISLVGVGRVGSTLALTILMKGLAQELVLVGENNHRAQGEAYDLIHASSFAHPIEIYAGPIEATSHSDIIVVSASVPMTNMKNRLDLGVGNAALFRNLIPQLSQLSPEAIFIIITNPVDIMTYYTIRLSNFPPSRVMGTGTLIDSGRFRSLLGLYSGIHSEDIHAYILGEHGDSEFPVLSLADFGGMGMEHSLPVCRKTCPLKNLTEVFEEAKDGGMLVYRHKGYTNHAIALATSTLIEAIFNDSGRILPVSTLIEGYLGVTDVCLSMPVVLGREGILKIIELNMNEKEQAAFRSSAAVLKKATQEMGIEKNMSEQRKPTE, from the coding sequence ATGAACCAAAAAAAACAAAAAATTTCTCTGGTTGGAGTTGGAAGGGTCGGATCAACGCTGGCATTAACCATTCTCATGAAGGGCTTAGCACAAGAATTGGTTTTAGTCGGTGAAAACAACCATCGAGCCCAAGGAGAAGCTTATGACCTTATTCATGCCAGCTCCTTTGCCCATCCTATTGAAATCTATGCCGGACCGATTGAAGCAACCAGTCATTCGGATATCATTGTCGTTTCAGCATCAGTTCCTATGACTAACATGAAAAACCGTTTAGATTTGGGGGTTGGTAACGCTGCTCTTTTCCGAAATCTCATTCCTCAACTTTCCCAACTCAGCCCTGAAGCAATTTTCATTATTATAACTAATCCGGTAGATATTATGACCTATTACACCATACGTTTATCGAATTTTCCTCCTTCCCGAGTCATGGGAACCGGCACTTTGATCGATAGTGGCCGTTTCCGTTCTTTACTTGGACTTTATAGTGGCATCCACTCCGAGGACATTCATGCTTACATTTTAGGTGAGCACGGTGATAGTGAATTCCCGGTTCTGAGCCTTGCTGATTTTGGTGGAATGGGAATGGAGCATTCTTTACCCGTCTGTCGAAAAACCTGCCCGCTGAAAAATCTTACCGAAGTTTTTGAAGAAGCCAAAGACGGAGGAATGTTGGTTTACCGACACAAAGGATATACCAACCACGCTATCGCTCTGGCAACCAGCACGTTGATCGAAGCCATATTTAACGATTCGGGTCGAATCCTCCCGGTGAGCACTTTGATAGAAGGCTATTTAGGAGTAACTGATGTGTGTTTATCGATGCCGGTCGTTTTAGGCCGAGAAGGAATTTTAAAAATCATCGAATTAAATATGAACGAGAAAGAACAAGCTGCCTTTCGATCATCAGCAGCAGTTCTTAAAAAAGCTACTCAAGAAATGGGAATCGAGAAAAATATGTCCGAACAAAGAAAACCAACAGAATGA
- a CDS encoding uroporphyrinogen decarboxylase family protein, whose amino-acid sequence MKLSPRERIIRVLKHQGNLDRIPWSLHFGASSAFTPGSYKKFSEYTKISDVNDYYQLEVRVAHSDEEEPHFHTSSSNLGLRMLSNGVKEDYFDPSLPQGTSLTPWGVGLIEWPDNPGSEQMVHPLANKNNLKSIEEYPIPGIDQNSFSIVQRRVQEIMSKGYISSAYCGSLYEWSHWLRGMETFMIDLMTRPDFAQTLLRKVAEFTDKFARAHAEAGVEILCFYDDYGMQSCLQINPSLWRKFIKPEWERIIRGLHSDYPDRYFFLHSCGNIEQIIPDLIQVGFDILHPIQPECQNSERIIRQYGDRISFWGTISVQNTLPFGTIDDVEKEVKSRMDLARLIPSLIVAPSNTLGQEIPVQNIIAYIKACQKYCHIKC is encoded by the coding sequence ATGAAACTTAGCCCAAGAGAAAGGATTATTAGAGTTTTAAAGCACCAGGGGAATTTAGATCGTATTCCTTGGAGTCTCCATTTCGGAGCCAGTTCGGCTTTTACTCCTGGTTCCTATAAAAAGTTTAGTGAATATACCAAGATATCCGATGTCAACGACTACTATCAATTAGAGGTCAGAGTAGCTCACTCTGATGAAGAAGAACCACATTTCCATACTTCATCTTCAAATTTAGGTTTGAGAATGCTCTCTAATGGAGTTAAAGAAGACTATTTTGATCCTTCTCTCCCTCAAGGAACATCATTGACCCCATGGGGGGTTGGATTGATAGAATGGCCGGATAACCCCGGTTCAGAACAAATGGTTCACCCCTTAGCCAATAAGAATAATTTGAAATCAATCGAAGAATATCCGATACCGGGAATAGATCAGAATAGCTTTTCCATTGTTCAGAGAAGAGTCCAAGAGATAATGTCGAAGGGGTATATTTCATCAGCTTATTGTGGGAGTCTTTATGAATGGTCTCATTGGCTTCGGGGGATGGAGACTTTTATGATTGATCTGATGACTCGACCAGATTTTGCCCAGACGCTTTTGCGAAAAGTTGCTGAATTCACCGACAAATTCGCCCGTGCTCATGCAGAAGCTGGGGTTGAGATCCTTTGTTTTTATGATGATTATGGAATGCAAAGTTGCCTACAGATTAATCCCTCATTGTGGAGAAAGTTTATAAAGCCGGAATGGGAAAGAATTATTAGAGGCTTGCATTCAGATTATCCTGATCGGTACTTTTTCCTTCATTCCTGTGGGAATATCGAACAAATCATTCCTGACCTAATTCAGGTTGGGTTTGATATTCTTCATCCAATTCAACCAGAGTGCCAGAATTCAGAAAGAATTATCCGTCAATACGGAGATCGTATTAGTTTTTGGGGAACGATTAGCGTTCAGAATACTCTTCCTTTTGGGACCATAGATGATGTTGAAAAAGAAGTAAAATCTCGTATGGACTTGGCTCGATTAATTCCTTCTTTAATTGTTGCACCCTCCAATACTTTAGGTCAAGAAATTCCCGTACAAAATATTATTGCTTATATTAAAGCCTGTCAGAAGTATTGCCATATTAAGTGTTAA